TGACCTGCTGATTAATTTTCTCATAACTAATGAATCTTCTGGTTTGATAAAAAGgagtctgtttctttttaaaggtttacgttttgtgcctttatttagagaaaggacagtgggaagagtcagaaatcagggcgagagagagagagtgagtgagtagGGAaagatatttgatttatttaaatgtatttaaccaggagaacctcaGTGAGGTTAAGAATCTCGTTAAGGGTCCTGGctgagacaaagacacagacagaaaacacagatcaacatgtcctgagtcacagagaagaGAAGGTCATCAGTCAAAGCTTCTACATCCATTTCTAGATGCACTTTGGGaacagataacaacaataaGTCTTATAAGTGACAGGAGTTGCAGAGCGAAGACCGCAGCTTCAACACTTTCCATGttgtgttgctttgttgtgtAACTAATAACCTATGCGTGCCACTGTCCCTTCCGCCCTTTGCTTTTGCTTTTCCAGAAGGATGCTAGCAGAGTACTGAGGGTTCATGGGAAGCTAACGGGACGTTGTTTCTATGAGCTCATGCGCCGGGCTCCACAGTCTGGCAGCGTGCGCGTCGGCTGCAGCCAGGATAAAGTGGAGTCTGTGAGCGGAGCCCAGTTCACTCAGTCAGATAGCGGTGATTCAAACCCCATTTGTTTGGGCGGAGAGGGATGCTCTCAGTGGTTTGGCTGTGATTGATCCTTCCTCTGCCCGTGATCGCACCGTGACACTATTCCAGTTTCCACATTCGTTTTTTTTCCCCGGCTAACTTAGACCGGTTCACTGCTGTGGCGCTTCCTTTGTTGGCCCTCGGACAGATCTGACCTCcaccctggaaaaaaaaaaaactccattgCTCTAGACAACAGAAACCTTTGCATGGAAACATGACTTAATGTGTAATGCGGAAGGAGACATCCTAAAGAAAGACGTCTTCTATTCTAAAACCTGTTGATGCACTTACAGAGTTGTAGCTGTTTTAATCAACTAATGCTAATTCTTTTACCgacaacacacatttttagGATGCCAAGTGGAGATTAACTTAATGTAGAGAGAAGATAAAACTAAAAGTGTTAGTAATCCTGAGTAAAGGTACAGTTTGTGCTGCACCCAAagtctgtaaataataatggacgaagcctgatgACGTCACCTATTGGTGTCTGAAGGGACGTTCTGGAAGTCTGCCCATGGAAGCGgtcatattggaaatgctgactctatcAAACTTAGTGTCAAGGTAACAAGagacaaagagctggagctgaaacGCGGCTTTCAGTCAGATCTGTCACGCTCCTTGTTATGAATAATTTGAATGCTTGAATGAGTGCCAAAAACGCATCAACTAATAAGACCAACccatttttttgtaccaggctgtaaacatgttcatctctgctgtcaaaacagatattttaatATGGGGTGTGTGTGGGACGTCTGGTTCTTTTGGAGacagccccaagtggacactcgaggaactgcagtttttttttaatacgtCAGAATTGGCGTCATTTTTTCCCCACTGGAGGTTGCAACTTGGCGGCACCTTTGGTTTCCTTTGTTTggtaaacaaagagaaacaaatgaaGAAGTTAATAAAGAGGCAACATGAGTGTCAGAAAGAAATGCAGCTCAAGCTAAGACTGTTTCTTTGAGTTTTGTATCTCCATGCAACCTCCCCATTACGGTTACATTTTGACTCAGTAAAAACAGGCACATTGAAATATAAGAGATAGACCTCCACAGACTAAATCATGGACAAAAATCTGTGAATTAAACTATAATGCACAACgagaaaatcacaacaaaaattTTAAGCTTTCTCATAATTCCTCTCAGGGATTTTTTCATCCCGTTTAAGTGAAGAGTTGCATACTGGACATGTATGTGAGATGCTACACGAGAGAGAGGACGCTCCAGCGTTAAGCCAACAATTTGATAAAATGAAGACTCTGCTGTTCATTGTTTCCTCCAGTAACAAGACGGGCGAAACCAGTTCAAGTGGAtggctgtttctttgttttgtttttgtataagACGGCAACAGGGCGAGccatttgaatgtttgtgtccACCTGCTAGTTTTAGTCATTTCCTTTTCCAACATGCAGATGTATGTATGTTTTCAATCAGCAGCAGAATTAATCAAACTGAGCTGTAGCTTACAAACAAGGTGTGGTTAATAACTCTGCTTCTCTGTGAATGATTTGTTTACGGTCATACATATTCGCCTTACTACAAAatctttaaaggggacatattatgaaaaatccacttgtacacttgtttttatctgggtaacctgagagtctactgacccacaaaatgtgaaataaacccatccagtcatttgtttgtggtctgcataagtcttacaacacaaagaaaaatgctccgtttcaaatgtgctctcctcgtgatgtcacagtgggattctggtaaaaaaaaaaatcccactccccttccctggtatctccacccatggactaaACCTCaggcctagaacaaaacttttgcgaaGGTCTGCCATTTCtattctcgctagcgaaggagtgatgtctacggggaaaacttgggggggggtcattgcatttaaagagacacacacaccaaaacggagcgttctgagagagctggtttatacagggtcacaaacctcctctggtgcttgattcatgttatattttgaccaaagcacagcacagatgtttcatttagaccacaggggactgtttgaaaaggtggaggaggggactgttggaaaaggtggagaaggggtattatatgtcctctttaattttACTTGAGGGAGATTTGAGAGAAGCGTATTAGGAGAATTTCTATAATACCCCCTCTCATTTGGTGCAGAAAGTATACACAAGGAAAACCCACAATTGGACGACAAATTCAGATTTGTGTTGCACATTTGGACCTCCTCATGTGGGTCAGAGATCAGACAGCTTTCAGTGGCTGTTTGGTCTCGTCTGTCTGCTCCTGTTGACCTGCATTTCTCTATTGACCTTCCGCTCAACATTTTGGGTCAGCTGAACAACTAAACTAGATACAACAAATCTCTTAGTTTCCATTGAGGAAATGCTGCAGATGTAGGACTCTGATCAGGGATTGATTTATAGCAACTGCTTGCACAAAAGGATTTAGGCTCCAACCAAGAATATTTGGGATATAAGGAGGAAACCTGAATCTCTGCATTAAAAGTATCATTACCAGAGCGCAGATTCATTAGGTCGTGACCTATGCTGTAGTTCTCCAAACGGACGGGTtcaagtccagcctgtggctccttccccgcaTGTTATTCCCTGGttactctatcctctgtcctatccaATCAAAAGACACCAGCGTTGAGTAAAATCACCTACAAGTCCTAAAGATTGCATCATATATTTCAGGGAAGTGCTGATGAATAAAACAGCTAACTGATTTTTCATTATGTTCCCAACAGACTCTTGAAGATGGATAAACAATATACCTCAGTCAGCCCCACCGATGACATCATGGTGAAGGCAGAGAATGGACCTCAGCCGAGGAAACATCGATACGTTCGCAAAGAAGGCAGCTGCAACGTCGTGTTCCGCCACGTTCCCGAGGAGTGGCTGCTGTTCGTCACCGACATCTTCACCACCCTGGTGGAGATCAGGTGGAGGGTGATGTTCCTGATATTCGCCCTGTCTTACATCCTCTCCTGGCTCTTCTTCGGCATCCAGTACTGGGTCATCGCGCTCGCTCACGGTGACATCCAAAACCAGACGAACGAAAATCCATGCATGTACGAGGTGCGGAGCTTCACCGCCGCTTTCCTCTTCTCGCTGGAAACCCAAACCACCATCGGCTACGGTTTCAGGGGAATGTCGGAGAACTGCATGATCGCCATCATCATCGTGACCATACAAGACGTCATCAGCTGCTTCATCGACACGTTCGTCATCGGAATCGTGGTGGCCAAAATGGCGTCGGCTAGGAAGAGGGCGCAGACGGTGGGCTTCAGTACCTGTGCGGTCATCAATCTTCGGGATGGTTTCCTGTGTCTTTCCTGGAGGGTCGGGGACTTCCGCAGGCATCACCTCGTGGAGGGGACCGCTCTCGGCCAGATCGTGCGCTCGACGGTGCACGCCACCGGGAAAATGGACGTGACCTACGAGGATCTGCTCATCCAGCAGAAGTACATCATCCTGGCCACGCCCACCACCATCTCCCACAGGATCGAACCCGGCAGCCCACTGTACAAGATGAGTCTGGCCGATCTACGGAAATCAGACTTTGAGCTGGTGGTGTCGTTCACCTACACGGACGACTCCACCGGTATACTGCATCAGACCCGGACCTCGTACACACCTCCTGAAATCCTCTGGGGTCACCTGTTCCAGGAGATGATCCGGGTCAGCAGGAGGCACTACAGGGTGGACTACATGCTGTTCAACCACACCGCAAAGGTTCTGGTGCCGGAGGTCAGCGGCGAGGAGTACGAACACAGGAAGCAGCTGAGGCCCTCCCCCCGACATTCCCCTCGACATTCCCCTCGACCTTCCCCTAGGCATTCCCCCCGCCTTTCACCGAGCTCCTCCCCGCGCCCCTCTCCGAAGTCCCCACAGCAAAATCATGAAGAGAAACTCCTGAAACCTCCAACGGTAACGGTGGAACTTGTAAATGACATCCGCACCGAAGCAACTGTTTCAACATCTCCAGCAGACAGTCGACATCATGACACTTTGACTCTGCCAAATGACATCACGAGTCCAGAGATATAAAAGAAGAACCAGGATGTTGTAGGGGTCCAGACACTGTGCtttgggggggggaagaaaTATTCAGATGGTGGTGAATCTAATTAAATGCAGGAAGGTTGACAGTTCGGTAGTGTTTTTCAGCAttctttttgtttaaagtgATGCTCCAGCTAAATCTGAGTCTTGAGAACAAAGACCCTTTTTTAAGCTGTAAAGGTGACACCCCTCCCTTTCAACCAAAGCTTTACAACCAGCTCATTGGCTAAATATGGGATGTTGAAGGAATTGTTAGATATGTTTTTCAGGGGTCAAGATCACATCCTCAAACTTCTCATCAGAAAGATAGTAGCGCTGAAACTCTGGCTACTATAGCAATGCTTTAAGCTTAATGTCGAAGTAAAGAAGACAGCAAACTCTATATAAAAATTACCAAAATTCTGACGTGTATCATGCATACTGTTTACCATACCCACGTCTCTAGTTTAGCCCGCTTGCTGTATAACAATATCTGAGATAGGATTGTTGCTGTCTACCAAACTGGCCCCTATCCCTATGAAACATTGCATTGGACGCTGACATCATTGTTGCAGAAGAGTTTTTTGGATTTGTCTTTCGGAGCATTTTAACCAGAGTGGTATGCAGGAGCAAGAGCATGGCTCAGGGGGAATTCATTGAGAATGGATAGCGGCGACTAATAGCTCCTGCTATCTGCTTCGACTCAAGGTCCAATTTATGAAGCGCTACTGATATTCACCAGCTAAGGATACAGGTTTTCTGATATTTTGCTGAAAACACAAGTGTCTGGGACTAACCATATAAAGTGAGAGAGCAATACATTTGAAAGTTTATATGAATACTTtctataatttattttgttttaactaCTGTCACTGTTAAGAAGGGTTCAAATTTGAGGTACGATCACCATGGGGCATCAGGTCAGGATGCAGGAATTCAACAAGACATGATTTTTATGTAAcaggtttatttcttttcaaGTTAGGTGAATCATGAGGGTAACCTAAGACACACATGGGATTGAACATCCatgctgaaagacaaaataaaatactattaGTACAATAAACAAGCAAATTACATTACTTTCGGAaaggaaataaagataaataaagtgctTAGGACAAATTAAAATGGACTAGATAGTAACTAAAATAGGAGTGAAAGCCACCTTACCATTGTTGAACTGCCGCCCCATGTGAGGATGAAAACACAAGTGCAAGGGAGTGCAGTCTTAAATAAGGAGTAGGCAGGTGAATTCAATCTAATTaattagtgacagagtgcaaacaacaaccaatcaaggTGGAGAGTCGAGAGAgtgagaaaccaggaagtgtactaaaggaggtgcagtaggaaaagagtgaagtgaaaggaaacaaatagtGATTTTTACTACAGTCACATATTGTCCActtccacttcaccatgttcctctaactctaacatgtgtctctagtccgtctacaaaccccccaatgatgagaaaagtccattctctccgtcttctgcctgctccacttttcagaaaatgtgtgctcaaacaggccgtttggagattttcccttcatgacatcacaaagggcagtagcccctcccccagttGGGTGAAAGCCCCAGGTGGGTGAAAGAgtgagaaagcaccgagtacacccgagcccttccagagagggggcgcggtcagacacagctcatttacatatttaaaggtacagacacagaaacagcctgttctgagcagggctgaaatagaggggtttatagacatgatcaaatacaggatcagagtggatttagaacaagaaacttcacacacatgttttgaggagctctgagacttatttaaactgaagaagaggaggatgatatgtcacctttaataaaaaatataaatctttttatgttcaGACTGAGGATTGTTCTTTGAAATATTGATTGTAGTATTCATGTTAAAGTAATTGTAGACCTGATTGATAATAATGATAGAAGAGGTGTATTTGTAAGTGGTttggaaaagtttttttttttactaaatgtgGAGCTCGTGGTGAAACGTCTTAACTAAAGTGTAAGAATGATGTGATGAATACAACTACACATAAACTTAAAATATAtgttacttttttaaaggtagagtcagtagtaATGTTCATTGTAGTTTGCAAATccaacattcaaacatggcccctcctcctcctgggttCATCACCcccagaagctccgccccctgcaggatgtagtgtatgtttttactgcttgtacctacactgcaagctaacacacgctagcacaagctaaccatcTTTGTtagcacctgcctgtccaacaggaagcagaccaacgcCACGTCcgcgggtaaaagacaacacaatttATCCCCTTGGTGTTTcccctcactgtgattatattttctcttccttgcTGTATTCCCCGATTTGAATcacgtccaatcactgaattgtatccactcctaaactcacctgctgcgctccccgcccagaaacgtcccgagtcaaccgtcacaaatcagaacagtaaaatccagtgagaggacagagtctctgcagacacagtcaccaccacacatgtatggaggcccagaagggacagcTACTGACTTTACCTTTAAGAGGGATGGCTCTACATATTTTTAGAGTAAATatcaagatgtttttattttaaatttgagtGGAATTTGAGAGGAGTGTCCCATGTTGTGAGCGTTTGTATGAGAAACATGtaataaagttttctttatgtttgtggTGGTTGAATAACGTGTTTGGTAATTTGTCAAATGGagcttgtatttttattttctagacTTCTGAGTCCTCGAAGCGTTTTCAcacctgcaggtcacacctacacattcacacactgatagtagaggcttgcccaaggacacatcagacatgaggctgcaggagctggggatcaaacccccgaccttccagttgagagacgaccgactctaccactgagccacagccggccACAAATACACCGATGGTCATGCTATCCAAAGCTGGTTCAAACCCTCTCACAGATAAACGTATAATGGAGCCTGTGTCTCGTCTCAGACTGTTGACTAATATattttatcctttaaaaatgtgcaaacaacaaTAAGAGGAAATGTGTCCCAACATTGTCTATAAAATGGCATTAATGagattttaataaaataatactgCGTATCAGAGAACACCCAAAGTAAACCATTTCAACAAAGGGGTTGTTTGTAAATGTCTGCAGTGCATCTTCACCTTCCTCTGATTCTCCTGCAGCTGTCTGACACGGATCCTGTTTCCAGGAAGGCCACTTTGAAGCCTCGTAACCCGACAGACAAAAGTAACCAGACGCAGCTTGTTAAcgagctgctgttgtttgaaTCAGTGAGTAATcccattaaaaaacacacattcttcTCATCCTAGACCCAACATAGATCAATGACATCATTCACACTGTAGCGGTGGCAGCAGGCGGGCACGTGATCAAGACGGCGTGCATTTACTGTGAGGTCTTTATGTGTCTGTCACTCACTGAAGGCGTGGATCGAAGAAAGCCAAATAAAATGGATGCATTTTTATTAGTTGCTATGCAAACTGTCATCTGATTGGTCGATCAGCGTCCTCTTTGACTGGACACTGTTCTCTATTCGCTCCGGTAATTACACTCAGGAACATTCtcattttttgttctttgctTTACAagacagaagttaaaaaaatgaatatataaagagcagaaaaattgagcatgtctttggactgtgggaggaagccggagagaacccacacatgcatgaggagaacatgcaaactccacacagagagactcctgtcagacagggattcaaaccaggaacctcctcactgtgaggcttCAGAGATAACCACTGCAGAACCATGCAGCCCAGCAAAGTGACAtgcataaattaaataaataaaggaaataacagactgaaaatatttgtgtttaatatatttttgtggCAGTGGGTCAGTTTGTATGGACCTGGGTTTGGAACCAGTGGGTCAAcagttcaagtcctggtatTGGACACTATCCAAGTATTGTCTGTTTCTGCTAGGTCACTTtctgcactgctgaggtgcccttgagcaaggcaacgGACCCCTTACAGCTCAGGATCAGTCCCTGTGAGCAGGACCCTCTCCCagttaatgcatgtccacaggtccattttgtgcatgtgtgtattttgggcctgtgtgttcgtgtgtgtgtgtgtgtgtgtgtgtgtgtgtgtgtgtgtgtgtgtgtgtgtgtgtgtgtgtgtgtgtgtgtgagtgtgtgtgtgtgtgtgtgtagcatgtcccTCTGTAACAGAGCGTAaacttgaatttcccctcagggattaataaagtatatcaaacttcttttttaaaaactgtatttttttttttgtgccttctACAAATGtaaatttacagaaaataatCCATCACtgtattgttgttttctgctctcttcaCTTTCAGTAACATGAATATTATCACAACATGTTTGAATCCTGCACGCTGCAACTCACAAGTTACATGAAAAGTTCAGATTCagcgtctcctcctcctctgtcagctCCCTGCCTGCActgcagagctgtgtgtgtgtgtgtgtgtgtgtgtgtgtgtgtgtgtgtgtgtgtgtgtgtgtgtggttctaaGTGTTTAATTCCAGTCTCCAGCTCTCCACCTTGTGGTCCACACGCAGCATTGGCTCGTGCATGCGTCGCTCTCTTTATTGCTGGAAATTGGGCATggaaagcaaacacacacaacgcatACAGTTCACTGACACAGGTGGCTTGGTCTAAATATATGTGCTGCTATAAATaaccaaaaagaaagagagagaggggaaaaaaaactcagaggATGGGGGGAgagcggggagggggggggggaccggCAGTTCAAAAGTCCGTTTTGGAAAACATGCAGCCCGCGTGCTCATGTTTAGGATGAATTAGTAAGCAGGAAGAATGATTTAGTCAACGGCTTAAAGACAACACGACTTCAGCCTGACCTAAAATTATAGGGCAACAGATGCATAGTCTAAACATCCAGAGCAACTTGATAGCCCAGTGGAGAAAGACAGTCATATCATAATACAGGCATGTAGGCCCTTTATTGAGTGAGTCATTCTTTCCGACAGAACACATTTTCCATacccacaataaaaaaaaagtaagatctataaaaacagcagatatcactaaaaaagaaaaaactgggCTGATCAGAAGTTTTGGTTTGCGTTCAGTAGACAGCAGGTGGCATCGAGCTCAGGAGGCAACTCTCAGAGACGTGATCATCATGAGATTCTttataagataaataaatgtttaacacttctcacccctcccctctctctaaAAGTTGtagctgatgtttattttgatttttttatgcagagatgttcagagcagagcagagctggAACACCTTTAAGTCATGATTTAACCCCCGTGTTGTTATAAAACTATGAGAAgtatttaaatgaacaacatTTGAAGTGAATTGATGCTGTCctgatatttatttgtgtttgtttgaactcTTTGACCTCCTCCCTCCTGTCGCTCTCTCCCCTCAGATTCAGATGAAACGCGTCGTCGCTCAATTAGCGTCAAACTGCCTCCTATAATCCGCATGTTGTGTTCTGCGCACATCAGCCGTATTGATCACAAACACGGCATAATTGCGCCTGTTGTCTcatcgcgctctctctctctctctctctctctctctctctctctcccccctcctccccctcctccccctcccctctccgtTGGAGCCGGGGGGCGGGACGTTGCCGGTGTGTGCTGTTTAAAATGCTTTGGGGAAAGTCATCGCGAGGCACATTACAGAGACCGGTCCTCCAGAGATGTGAGGGGAGTTTCATACTTTaggggtttttttcttttgcttttcgGTCCAAAACAAATAACACGAAGCGGAGATTCCTGTCTGGATTATATTTCATCACACTGCAACAGACCCGGTCCACAAATGAGCAACAGGTAGATTACACGACTCTGAGTAATTACTTTTGATTGTACATGAGATGAGTGCTTTGCGCATGTCTGAAATGTTTACTTTTGGCCAACATGTTGAGTTGGATTAAATTCTCCGTGACGCGCACATTTCCTTCTTTACGCACATCTGCTGCACCAACAAGTGAGCCGCCAGAGGTTTCACTGTGTCCGCTTCAAAATGTCCTAAATGTTAAGATCTGGGTGCGTGTTTGTGATGGCGTGAGTTTCGACTGTaacgtgtctgtgtgtctcagtctgaagcctctgtgtgtgtgtgtgtgtgtgtgtgtgtgtgtgtgtgtgtgagagagagtgtgtgtgagtgattgcATCAGAAGTCTGCTCCCTTTTTCTCCTCGCACCTGTTAACATTTGTCGCTGGCATGTGGTGCATTCTGAGAGCAGCTCTGTCCGCCTGCTAACAGCCTCTTACTgctaaaaaaaacctccaagaCAATCTAAGTATAATAACAAAGTCATAACTGGTCCATCCTTTGAGTTAAAGTCACAAACTCAAAGAGGAATCACAGTCTCTAAAGTTCAGATTTGACTTCCTCACCTCCTGTGAAAGAAAACATGCTGCgtcagttttttaaaatgtcaacaaatcAGTCATCATCTGAGTAAGTTTACACACCGCTGGGCAACAGGGCATCAGCAGGTAACAGGGTCAGCAGTGCATGAATTAGAAGCTACTGGCTTGTAATGTTGTTGTGGAACCTGCAAATGTGCAACatcatgtgtaaaaaaaaaaaagccttgaagACAAGTTGCATCAGCCCGTTTTTGGATGAAATGAAACTTCATTCTGATTTGCGGTTGCAGCTGTGTCTTCTGATCCTAAACTTTCTGCCTTTTGAGAGCAAAGATGCAtcaaaacacagagaacacagcgAGGCTGCAGCAGATCAATTTAGTCTCTGTTGCTATGACAGCCCAAAACTAATGAGTGGTGTTTTAGTCTTAGTGCCGGGAGAATCCTCGCAGGACGGCTATTATTGCAGCATGAGAGGAGAAATCCCAGAGGAGCCTCCGAGAGTCAACAAGCTGCTGTGCCTCTCTTCTGCACAGAGACGGAGACGCAGCTCGCACTTTAGAAGCTTCTTCTCTGAAGTAACAGAGTAGTAACATGAAACACGTGAGGGAGCATGAGGTCAGGTTTCTAACACACCATGATAAATGTTTGCATCATATTCAGCATTAAAGCTTGATGAAGCTTTGATTCACTTTATGTAACATGTTCTGCTTGTTTTAGAGTCTTGCAGCAAATTATTTAAAAGCTGacaagatagatagataaatagatagatagatagatagatggatagatagataaatagatagatagatagatggatagatagataaatagatagatagatagatagatagatcccgagggaaattcaaagcatccagtagcaggttacaaagacgtacatgacatgaaacatttgttacaaattaaccacaaaaccgacgcccccccctcccatagatatatattaacctgaaaaaaagatttaaagaatacccctagatgaatcaacattttttaagcaatgtttaaaaagaagaaaattatcaaaaaaacagacatttaataaCAGTCAGCAAATTACCGGCTtgcaaagtttaaaataaagtcaaaccGTGCGTCCATGGGATCCTGTAGAAACGCTGTAACCCACAATCCAGGAAATAATCAAGTCAGGGGCCGATCGAGCCAAGGAAAACAAGTCCACTTTGTAAAATGACCAATAAGGGGACCTAAAGGGCGATCACAGGGCGGACTCTCTCAGTGCAAGTTGAAAATGTCACATCAGGGTTAAATATCTCTGTTTTTCATTCGTCATCACTGGATGAAATATTGTTGGCACAGCCGAGCCCGAGCTCGTCTGACCCCGGGTAGAAAGAGAGTCGATGGGTTTTTCTCAGGCTGCATGCTCGCCTCGACTCCGTTCagttctgacaactcaaagacGAGTTGTTGCTTTAAtgctgaagaaaaacatgaagagtGTTTCCATGAAGAATTtaatcacaatcacaatcacaatcagGTCTTTTATAGCCCTTATGTATAATGTGCTATAGTTACCTCAAATACaaactgtgtttatttgtttttgtaactcGTTGAACGGCCAAgcttagtttgtgttgtgttccagttgtctccttttctttgtttttgtttttttttacttaaaactACTCTTAAGAACCCGTCGAACAAATATCTGTATGTCTCAAAACTctataaaaaaagttttaaaaaaaagaaaaaagaatcagaatcagaatcagagtcagagtcagagtcagaatcagagtcagaatcagaatcagagtcagaatcagaatctgggtttattgccaagtacatttacacatacaaagaatttgacttggtgATTTGGTGCTGAACAAGCAGAACTAATTGACGTTATTTGACTAACCGacatcttctgtttgttttcaaagcagATGAACCCGATGAGGTCCAATCAGCTGATGAAGGAGGAGTGACCACCTCGCCCTCACCGCTCCACCGAGAGAGGGTCCAGCGAGGCTCCAGCCCCGCCCTCGCTTCGTCACCATTTCTCCTCCGAGCCGGTCCCCCCGCCGCGTTTCAAAACTGTTTCTCCAACGCGTCTTCCAGAAACTCGGACTGTTTTCCAGAGCAGACGCAGCACAGCCCTCCCCGACTGAGGTGATGGGAAGCGTGCGAGCCAGCCGCTACAGCATTGTGTCATCAGAGGAGGACGGCATGAAGCTCGCCACCATGGCGGTGCCCAACGGCTACGGGAACGGCAAGGCCAAGGTGCAGA
The genomic region above belongs to Labrus bergylta chromosome 21, fLabBer1.1, whole genome shotgun sequence and contains:
- the kcnj16a gene encoding inward rectifier potassium channel 16, yielding MDKQYTSVSPTDDIMVKAENGPQPRKHRYVRKEGSCNVVFRHVPEEWLLFVTDIFTTLVEIRWRVMFLIFALSYILSWLFFGIQYWVIALAHGDIQNQTNENPCMYEVRSFTAAFLFSLETQTTIGYGFRGMSENCMIAIIIVTIQDVISCFIDTFVIGIVVAKMASARKRAQTVGFSTCAVINLRDGFLCLSWRVGDFRRHHLVEGTALGQIVRSTVHATGKMDVTYEDLLIQQKYIILATPTTISHRIEPGSPLYKMSLADLRKSDFELVVSFTYTDDSTGILHQTRTSYTPPEILWGHLFQEMIRVSRRHYRVDYMLFNHTAKVLVPEVSGEEYEHRKQLRPSPRHSPRHSPRPSPRHSPRLSPSSSPRPSPKSPQQNHEEKLLKPPTVTVELVNDIRTEATVSTSPADSRHHDTLTLPNDITSPEI